The DNA sequence ACGGGGTATGGTTGGACAGGGTCTGCAGCAAGGCATAGAACGGCTTCCCGTTCTTGCCGAAGTTGTCCTCCAGTTCCTGCGCACCACGGTCGAACATGTCCTGGTCGGAAACGCCCCAGGTCGGATCGGAGAAGACCGGGTTGACGTAGTCCTCGCGGCCGATGAAGTTGGTCATGCCCTGGTTGCTGAAGAAGCCCGACTGGTTGTCCCAGGCAAAATTGCCGTTATAGACATACACGTCATCGTAGCCGCGGGGGCTGAGCAACGCTGGCAGGCCCGACAGCTTGTGGCTGCCTTCGGGCGTCTGCATCAGGTATTCAAAACCAGGCAGGTTGGGGAAGCAGGCCATGGTGGCGAACATGCCCTGGTGAGTATGGGTACCATTGGAGAAGAAATGGTCGAACAGCAGGCCCTCTTTGGCCAGCTTGTCGAAGTACGGCGTGATGTTCGCCTCGCTACCCAGGGCGCCGACCGAGTGACCGGCAAAGCTCTCCATCAGAATCACCACCACGTTGCGAATCGGCAGGGTGTTTTCCGCCGGCGGCAGGTAATCACGACGGATGGCGGCCGTTTCGCCGTCTACCAGATTGTCGTTCGACGTCAGCAACAGGTCGCGGACCGTCTGCTGCGCTTCAGGCTGCGGCAACGTGGCCTTCCAGAGGTTGTCGTGGTCTTCGGACAGGCGGCTCTTGCCCGCTTCCACCAGGCTGAGGGTACCGTTGAGGCCCAGCTGGTTGGCAAAGTTCGAGTCAGTGGTATAGGCATCGCCCCAGCGCAGTGGCGGGCCTTGACGCAAGGTGCCGCGGGCGGCGACGACGGCGATCAGCAGGATGACCACGAATACGCCGACGCGGGTATACCAGGGGGCCGCACCACGCGAACCGGCCATGGCCGAGCCGTACTCGTCGCTGGGGCGGGTCAGGCGGTCGATGCCCTTGAAAACCAGGCTCAACAGCCAAGTCACGAAGGCCCAGGCCAGCAGGTAACGCACCACCGGGAAGCCGTACCAGAGCATGCTCAGGACGGTCTTGGGGTCTTCCTTCACGTACTGGAAGACCAGGCCGTTGAGGCGCTGGTGGAATTCGCGATAGAAGTCCATCTCCATCAGCCCGAGGAACAGCGCCAGGCTCGAAACGATGGTCAACCAGACTCGGAAGAATCCGCGAGCGGCCATGACGCGGGCACCGAGAACCGCCAGCAGCATTGGAATGCAGAGATAAACCACCAGACGCAGGTCGAAGCGCAGACCATTGAGGAACGCTTCGACAAAGGTCATGGCCGGCGTATTGCCGATCATCTCGCGGTTGTAAACCAGCAACGCAAGACGCAGCAGGCTGAGCATCACCATGATGGCCAGTGCGCTGAGCAGCGTGTAGGCCAGATGCGATTTGATAGTCGGTTGCAGCAAGCGCGACGAAGCCCGCTGCTGACTCAAGGCGTCCGTAGTAGCCATGTGGTTTGAGGATCCATAGGAAAACGGGTTGAAATTCGAATCGACTTTGCGAAGTGGCAATGCTGCACCATTGCCATATAGATGCACAGCCACTCATCGAGCAGGAAGTACGCGCGCGAATTGTCTTCGATGAAATGTGAAAATTTCGTTGATAGCGCGCTTTTGAAACAAAAATGCGCAGCACCTTGTGGGAGCGGCCCAGGCCGCGAGAGCCTTCCCACAAAGTCTGTGCTGGAAATGGATCAGTCGTTGCTTGGCTTGTTCACTGCCTGCAGCACATATTGTGGCAAGGCGAACGCCCCGATGTGAATCTCGGGGTTGTAGTAGCGCGTCACGATCCCGCTGCCGGCAAAGCGCTGACGCAGGGTTTCCAGCGGCAACTTGCGGTAGGCGGTGTCGGTCGCGCCCCAGGCGAACGTCATGGCCCCGCCGATGTAGGTTGGAACCGCCGCCTGGTAGAAGTGCCAATCGGGGAACAGGCTGCGCATGCGGCCGGCCGTGGTTTGCACTTCACTGAGTTGCATGAAGGGGGTGCCGTTCTGGGTCACCAGAATGCCGCCTTCGTTCAGGCAGCGATGGCAGGCCTGGTAGAAGTTTTCGGAGAACAACACCTCGCCCGGGCCGATCGGGTCGGTGGAGTCGGAGATGATGACATCGAACTTCTCCTGGGTGGTCGAGACGAAACGCATGCCGTCATCGATCACCAGGTTCAGGCGTGGATCCTCAAAAGCGCCCTTGGAGTGGTCGGGCAGGAACTCCTTGCACATATCCACCACGGTACCGTCGATTTCGACCATGGTGATGTGCTCGATGCTGCGGTGCTTGGCCACTTCACGCAGCATGCCGCCATCGCCGCCGCCGATGATCAGCACGCGCCTGGCGGTGCCATGGGCCAGAATCGGCACATGGGTGAGCATCTCGTGGTAGATGAACTCGTCGGCTTCGGTGGTCTGGATAACCCCGTCCAGAGCCATGACTCGCCCCATGCGCGCGTTCTGGAAGATCACCAGGTGCTGGTGTTCAGTGCGCACTTCGTGCAGGAGTTTTTCCATGCTGAAACGCTGGCCGTAGCCTTCGTACAATGTCTCGAGGTATTCGCTCATGGGCAGGTCCCTGGTGAATGCTGGCAACGGACGGTGGCCCGTCCCTGAAGAAAGGCGCGCATTTTACGTCGCCAGACATGACAGGTCGAACACTTGCGCGGCGTTCGCGGTATCTTTATTTATCCACACCCCAGGAAAGTACCAGCATGTACTACCGCTATCACCCAAGCCCCATCGGCCAACTGTTGCTCGCTGGAGATGAAGCGGGACTGCGCCTGGTGCATATGGACGCCGCGCAACCCTGGGAACTGGCTGACGACTGGTACCCGGCGAGCAATCAGCTCGATGCGGCCTGTCGCCAGCTCGATGAGTATTTCGCAGGCCGCCGTGAGCGTTTCGAGCTGCAACTGGCACCCCGTGGCACGCCGTTCCAGCAACAGGTCTGGCAGGCACTGCTGGCCATTCCCTACGGCCGCACCTGCAGTTATGCACAACTGGCCCAGACCATCGAGCGCCCCAGGGCGATTCGCGCCGTGGGCACCGCCAATGGTGCCAACCCGATCGCCGTGATCGTTCCCTGCCATCGCGTCATCGGCAGCAATGGCACGCTGACCGGCTACGCCGGCGGCCTGGAGCGCAAGCAACAACTGCTGCAGCTCGAAGGCGCCTGGCTGATCTGACCGCTAGAGCCTGACGTTGCCGTGCGGGCCGGCAATGGCCCAGATATCCAGCGCCAGGATGATCAGGCCAACCAGGCTATTGAAAGTGGAACCCATGTGATGCTCCCGAGTGATGATATGCATCCTCAGGGTAGTCGGGCGTGCCTTAAACGTGCACGGCAACCCGCAGCGCTTCGAGAGCCGGCGCTGCGGCGATGCCCACTTCGGCGCAGAGCTCCAGCACCCGGGCCACGTCATTGCCGTAGACCAGCACCATTTGCAGTTCATCGTCGAGCAGTTGGCTGAAGTTCATCAGCACATAGCCGCCGGCCTCCTTGTTCATGCTGCCCATTTGCACCTGAATGCGATTGAGCGCCGTCAGCGCTTCGACCTTGGCCAGCTGCCTGGGCTTGATATTGAACGCCACATCCTTGCCGAACGAATCAACGATCTGCGCGAACAGATCCTGATAGCTGTCGGCCTGGAACAGGACCGTGTCCGGCAGGCTGCCGACCACGACCCACTCACCCAGCGGAATCGGGAAACTATCGTCGTAATTGATGTCCGGGTTGGCCACCAGGAACGCCTGCGGGTCGGCGTAGGCCTGGGCGGCCTCGCCGGCAATGCGTTCGATTTCTTCGTCCGGCAGGCAACCCGAGCTGATTTTGCCAATGAGTTCGACGAGCTGGTTTTTCATGCGAGTAGCCTGCAACAAACAAAAAAGGGCGCAAAGGATAGCCGCAAAACCAGCCTCAGGGTTAGTCGGGCAGCTTCTCCAGTTGGCCTGGCAGGGATACCCTGCAAAATGCAGTGTCCGGATCGTCCAGTCATGCAAAATGCACGGAGGATTTCGCGACGCTATTTCATAACAAGTTGATTTAAAAGGATTTTGTAAAAAAGTCATGCTGGCACAATCACTGCACCTATCACTCCAAGCTTGCCCATCAAGCGCCAAGGAGTTGATATGGACCTCATCCAGCAAAAATTCGCTTCATTGTTCTCTGCGTATGAAGTCACTACCCAGGCACGCCCGGATGGCGCTGTACTGTTGACGCTGCGCAGTGCGGACGGCAAACAGATCAAGCGATCCATTTCTTATGCCCAGCTGCACGCGCCGGAACAATTGTCCTGGTTTATCAGTGCACTGCGCCGTGACTTGGCGGAACAGGCCAGTGAGTTGCCGGCCATCTCCATGCTGCAGAGCCAGAATCGCTTTGCGTTGCCGACTTATCATTCGACGTAGGCTTTAAAAGCCACGGCCCCGTTGGGCCCGAGCGCAGCCTGCGGCAGCGGCTACAGGGTTCGGCGTAAACCCGCACATGTAGCCGCTGCCGCAGGCTGCGCTCGGGCCCGAAGGGGCCGCAATAAACTCAA is a window from the Pseudomonas sp. LS1212 genome containing:
- a CDS encoding LTA synthase family protein, with amino-acid sequence MATTDALSQQRASSRLLQPTIKSHLAYTLLSALAIMVMLSLLRLALLVYNREMIGNTPAMTFVEAFLNGLRFDLRLVVYLCIPMLLAVLGARVMAARGFFRVWLTIVSSLALFLGLMEMDFYREFHQRLNGLVFQYVKEDPKTVLSMLWYGFPVVRYLLAWAFVTWLLSLVFKGIDRLTRPSDEYGSAMAGSRGAAPWYTRVGVFVVILLIAVVAARGTLRQGPPLRWGDAYTTDSNFANQLGLNGTLSLVEAGKSRLSEDHDNLWKATLPQPEAQQTVRDLLLTSNDNLVDGETAAIRRDYLPPAENTLPIRNVVVILMESFAGHSVGALGSEANITPYFDKLAKEGLLFDHFFSNGTHTHQGMFATMACFPNLPGFEYLMQTPEGSHKLSGLPALLSPRGYDDVYVYNGNFAWDNQSGFFSNQGMTNFIGREDYVNPVFSDPTWGVSDQDMFDRGAQELEDNFGKNGKPFYALLQTLSNHTPYALPKDLPVEPVTGHGTLDLHLTAMRYSDWALGQFFEKARKAPYFKETLFVVVGDHGFGNNKQITEMDLGRFNVPLLLIGPGIQEKFGARNSTVGTQIDIVPTIMGRLGGEVRHQCWGRDLLNLPEGDKGFGVIKPSGSDQTVALITGNRILVEPKEMAARVYRYELGANPKSELIHSESDKAELKRKLESFLQTATKSLIDNTAGVVGGMPD
- the speE gene encoding polyamine aminopropyltransferase encodes the protein MSEYLETLYEGYGQRFSMEKLLHEVRTEHQHLVIFQNARMGRVMALDGVIQTTEADEFIYHEMLTHVPILAHGTARRVLIIGGGDGGMLREVAKHRSIEHITMVEIDGTVVDMCKEFLPDHSKGAFEDPRLNLVIDDGMRFVSTTQEKFDVIISDSTDPIGPGEVLFSENFYQACHRCLNEGGILVTQNGTPFMQLSEVQTTAGRMRSLFPDWHFYQAAVPTYIGGAMTFAWGATDTAYRKLPLETLRQRFAGSGIVTRYYNPEIHIGAFALPQYVLQAVNKPSND
- a CDS encoding methylated-DNA--[protein]-cysteine S-methyltransferase; the protein is MYYRYHPSPIGQLLLAGDEAGLRLVHMDAAQPWELADDWYPASNQLDAACRQLDEYFAGRRERFELQLAPRGTPFQQQVWQALLAIPYGRTCSYAQLAQTIERPRAIRAVGTANGANPIAVIVPCHRVIGSNGTLTGYAGGLERKQQLLQLEGAWLI
- a CDS encoding DUF3509 domain-containing protein — translated: MDLIQQKFASLFSAYEVTTQARPDGAVLLTLRSADGKQIKRSISYAQLHAPEQLSWFISALRRDLAEQASELPAISMLQSQNRFALPTYHST